The Calderihabitans maritimus sequence NNNNNNNNNNNNNNNNNNNNNNNNNNNNNNNNNNNNNNNNNNNNNCATGGTGCTTCCGCCTACGGTGGTAGGGTTCGGCCTGCTCCTGTTTTTTGGCCGACACGGTCCGGTAAGCTGGGTTTTTCCGGGGCAGGTGCTTTTTACCTGGTGGGCAGCGGTGATCGCTTCTGCGGTAATGGCCTTTCCGCTGGTGTACCAGAACGCCTCGGCAGCTTTTGCGCAGGTAGATCCGGACCAGGAAAATGCTGCCCGGACCCTGGGGGCAGGAGAAATACGGGTCTTTTTCACGGTTACCATCCCCCTGGCCTGGCCGGGAATTCTCTCGGGTCTCGTGCTGGCTTTTGCCCGGGCGCTTGGGGAATTTGGCGCCACGCTGATGGTTGCCGGAAATATCCCCGGGAAAACCCAGACTGTGCCGATGGCCATCTATTTCGCTGTGGAGGCAGGTGACTACCGCACAGCAGTACCTTTGGTGTTTACAGTGCTGGTCCTTTCTTTTACGTTAATCTTTGGGCTGCACCGGTGGTCGCGGCGCCAGCTTACTCGTTATGCTGAGCAGAGGAGGTGTTGAGGGGGATGCTGCAGGTTGAATTCGAAAAGCGGCTTCCGGATTTTACCCTGAAGGCCAGTTTTAAGGTGCCTGCAGGCGATCTGGTTGCCCTAGTCGGCCCCTCTGGTTCTGGGAAGACAACGGTCCTGGAGTGTCTGGCCGGCTTGCAACGACCTGATGCCGGACGCATCAGGCTGAACGGCCAGATCTTTTTTGATTCCGACCGGCGGGTTAACATCCCTCCAGCCAGGAGGGGTGTTGGTTTTATTTTTCAGGGATATGCCCTTTTCGAGCACTTGACGGTATGGGAAAACATCCTTTATGGGGTGAGGAGGGGCCTCAGGAAGGCTGGAGAGCAGCGCGCGGCTGAACTTATGGCAAACCTTGGCATAACCCAACTGAAGCACCGTTATCCCGCACAACTTTCGGGAGGGGAGCGCCAGCGGGTGGCTTTGGCCAGAGCGCTGGTACGCGAACCGGCGTTGCTCTTACTGGACGAGCCGCTGGCAGCACTGGACCGCGGGCTGCGGGAGCGGTTGCGGCAGGGACTGGGGGNNNNNNNNNNNNNNNNNNNNNNNNNNNNNNNNNNNNNNNNNNNNNNNNNNNNNNNNNNNNNNNNNNNNNNNNNNNNNNNNNNNNNNNNNNNNNNNNNNNNNNNNNNNNNNNNNNNNNNNNNNNNNNNNNNNNNNNNNNNNNNNNNNNNNNNNNNNNNNNNNNGCTCTGGAATATTCCCGTGGTTCTGGTAACCCACTGCCGCTGCGAGGAGCAGTTGGCCGACAGGGTTCTGCTCCCGGAGAGGTCCCGGGGTAAAATAAGCTGGGTTGGTTGATAGATGAAGGCAGTTTAGGCGAAACAGCAAAAATTAACCAGGAGGCGATATTTTTGCGGGTTTTAGTCATACAGCACGTGGCAGCTTTATTGAGAATCTGTGCGAAATCCTGCAGGGTAGGGTATAATAGGGGGTGTAAAGTATCCACTGCAGGGATGGTGGTCCTAGTTGAAATTAGCATTGGTGCAGTTTAACCCTACGGTCGGAGATGTAATCGGTAATGCGGGGCGAATTTTGGAGGCAGTAGATAAGGCGGTGGAAATTGGGGCTGATCTGGTAATTTTCCCGGAGCTTTCCCTGGTCGGCTACCCGCCGCGGGATCTTCTCTGGCGGCCAGAGCTTTTACGAGCGGTGGAAAAAGTGCTCAAAGAGGAGATTGCTCCTGCCAGCAGGAAAATAGGGATCCTCCTCGGGGCACCGGTGCAGGATGGGGATAGGCTTTACAACGCCTCCCTTTTATTTCATGGCGGGGAGTTGTATGGGCGCCAGGATAAAACTCTTTTGCCGAGTTACGACGTTTTTGACGAGACCCGTTACTTTAAATCCGCGGAAGCCAGGCAGCCAGTTGTTTTCCGGGGGGTAGCGCTAGGGTTAACGGTCTGTGAGGACATCTGGAACGATAAGGATTATTGGAACCGGAGGTTTTACGAGGTAGACCCGATTGAAGAGTTGGTGGCTCGGGGAGCCGAGGTTCTGTTCAATATTTCTGCTTCACCGTATCACTACGGGAAGCGGCGCCTGCGGGCCGACATGCTAGCCCATACCGCCCGGAAGTACGGCTGCCCGGTGGTTTACGTGAACCAGGTGGGAGGAAACGACGAACTCATCTTTGACGGCTCGAGCCTTGTTTTCAATTCTCAAGGGGAGCTGGTCTGGGAAGGACGGGCGTTCGCGGAAGATTTCGGTGTGGTGGATATTGCGTCGCCCCCGGCAGGGAAAGAGCCGACGCAGGTAAAGGATGATATTTCCTATGTTCACGCGGCGTTGGTGCTGGGAATCCGTGATTATTTCCGGAAGACGGGATTCAGGCGCGCAGTAGTTGGCCTGAGCGGCGGTATTGATTCCTCGGTGGTGGCTGTGCTGGCGGCAGACGCCCTTGGACCAGAGAACGTACTTGGGGTGGGAATGCCCTCCCGGTATTCTTCGCCCAGTAGTTTGCGGGATGCTGAAGCGTTGGCGCACAACCTCGGTATCGGCTGGCGGGCAATATCGATTGATAAAATCTTTACCGCTTATCTTGAAACTCTTAACCCTAGCCGTGAGCCCCTTATGGACGTGGCCGAAGAGAACATCCAGGCCCGTATCCGAGGAAATATCCTCATGTTTATTTCCAACCGGGAAGGTTTCCTGCCGTTGAGTACCGGCAACAAGTCGGAACTGGCGGTCGGCTACTGCACCCTTTACGGGGATATGTCCGGAGGACTAGCGGTTTTGGCTGACGTTCCTAAAATGATGGTTTACGAACTAGCAAGGTACATCAATCGAGACCGGGAAATCATTCCGGCCAGCGTGCTGGTAAAACCCCCTTCGGCAGAGCTCCGGCCTGACCAGCGTGACGAAGATACTTTGGCGCCTTACCGGTTGCTTGATCCCATCCTCAGGGCGTACATCGAGGACAATCTCTCGGCTGAAGAAATTACGGCCCAAGGTTTTGAACGTGGGTTCGTGCATGATATAATCCGGCAGGTAGATAGGGCGGAGTTCAAGCGTCGTCAGGCTGCGCCGGGGCTCAGGGTTACTACCAAAGCCTTCGGTATGGGACGGCGCCTGCCTATTGCCTGGCGGCCGGGGTGGTAAAAGGATTGGGGTGGGGAAACGTAGAATACAGGATTGGTAGAAAGCGGGGTGGAGGGATGGGTTACAAAAGCAAATTGAAGGATAAATTTATTGATGCATTGTTCGAAGCGGTTTTACTGTTGGAAAATGAGGAAGAATGCTATCGTTTTTTTGAAGATATATGTACCGTGGCCGAGCTGAAAGCCCTGGCCCAGCGGCTAGAGGTGGCCAAAATGCTGGAACGCAACTGTACTTATTCAGAAATTGCGGAGGCCACCGGAGCCAGCACGGCGACTATCAGCCGGGTGAAACGGGCGCTTAACTATGGGGCCGACGGGTACAAGCTTATTCTGCGCCGATTGGCGGAGAAGGACAAGTAGCGGCTCTAATATTTGTACTAGCTCGTTTCAACGGGTCTCCTTAGGCTGAGTGCTCGGCGCAGTGAGAGGGAACCATAGAGCCAAATAAAACTGTATTGACAAAACGGGGTTTTTATGTTAGCATTACTTTAACGTTTTACCATAGTAAAGAACGGGTGTTGTTAAGGTGACTGAACGGAGGAAAATTTTGGAGCTTCCGGTGGGAGTGAAAGATTTCCTACCCGAGGAGGCGCGGGCGAAGCGACAAATGGAGAACGACCTGGCGGAACTTTTCCGGCGCTGGGGCTACCGGGAAGTAGTAACCCCTACTTTTGAGTATTACCAAACTTTAACCCCAAATGGTTGGA is a genomic window containing:
- the modB gene encoding molybdate ABC transporter permease subunit, with translation MVLPPTVVGFGLLLFFGRHGPVSWVFPGQVLFTWWAAVIASAVMAFPLVYQNASAAFAQVDPDQENAARTLGAGEIRVFFTVTIPLAWPGILSGLVLAFARALGEFGATLMVAGNIPGKTQTVPMAIYFAVEAGDYRTAVPLVFTVLVLSFTLIFGLHRWSRRQLTRYAEQRRC
- a CDS encoding ATP-binding cassette domain-containing protein translates to MLQVEFEKRLPDFTLKASFKVPAGDLVALVGPSGSGKTTVLECLAGLQRPDAGRIRLNGQIFFDSDRRVNIPPARRGVGFIFQGYALFEHLTVWENILYGVRRGLRKAGEQRAAELMANLGITQLKHRYPAQLSGGERQRVALARALVREPALLLLDEPLAALDRGLRERLRQGLG
- a CDS encoding NAD+ synthase, which encodes MKLALVQFNPTVGDVIGNAGRILEAVDKAVEIGADLVIFPELSLVGYPPRDLLWRPELLRAVEKVLKEEIAPASRKIGILLGAPVQDGDRLYNASLLFHGGELYGRQDKTLLPSYDVFDETRYFKSAEARQPVVFRGVALGLTVCEDIWNDKDYWNRRFYEVDPIEELVARGAEVLFNISASPYHYGKRRLRADMLAHTARKYGCPVVYVNQVGGNDELIFDGSSLVFNSQGELVWEGRAFAEDFGVVDIASPPAGKEPTQVKDDISYVHAALVLGIRDYFRKTGFRRAVVGLSGGIDSSVVAVLAADALGPENVLGVGMPSRYSSPSSLRDAEALAHNLGIGWRAISIDKIFTAYLETLNPSREPLMDVAEENIQARIRGNILMFISNREGFLPLSTGNKSELAVGYCTLYGDMSGGLAVLADVPKMMVYELARYINRDREIIPASVLVKPPSAELRPDQRDEDTLAPYRLLDPILRAYIEDNLSAEEITAQGFERGFVHDIIRQVDRAEFKRRQAAPGLRVTTKAFGMGRRLPIAWRPGW
- a CDS encoding YerC/YecD family TrpR-related protein, yielding MGYKSKLKDKFIDALFEAVLLLENEEECYRFFEDICTVAELKALAQRLEVAKMLERNCTYSEIAEATGASTATISRVKRALNYGADGYKLILRRLAEKDK